A window from Centropristis striata isolate RG_2023a ecotype Rhode Island chromosome 2, C.striata_1.0, whole genome shotgun sequence encodes these proteins:
- the LOC131989936 gene encoding forkhead box protein B1-like, with amino-acid sequence MPRPGRNTYSDQKPPYSYISLTAMAIQSCPEKMLPLSEIYKFIMDRFPYYRENTQRWQNSLRHNLSFNDCFIKIPRRPDQPGKGSFWALHPSCGDMFENGSFLRRRKRFKVGGMQVTDPLAASKPQDAAHYLQQQAKLRLSALHAAAHLPQMPAGYNLSSVSQPSGFKHPFAIENIIAREYKMPGGLAAFSATGYPLHNQLTPAWPHMYGSGMMDTAAPISMASDYSAYGMPLKSLCHGGQTLPAIPVPIKPTPASMPGLPGLPPHIPAFLANSPQSLSPTSPQTATGQSSPAAPGEALSSSASAALQSAVTVH; translated from the coding sequence ATGCCTCGCCCGGGGAGGAACACGTACAGCGACCAGAAACCTCCGTACTCCTACATCTCCCTCACGGCCATGGCCATCCAGAGCTGCCCGGAGAAGATGCTCCCCCTCAGTGAGATTTACAAGTTCATCATGGACCGGTTCCCGTACTACCGGGAGAACACGCAGCGGTGGCAGAACTCCCTGCGGCACAACCTGTCCTTCAACGACTGCTTCATCAAGATCCCCCGCAGACCGGACCAGCCCGGGAAGGGCAGCTTCTGGGCTCTGCACCCGAGCTGCGGTGACATGTTCGAGAACGGGAGTTTCCTGCGGCGCCGGAAGCGCTTTAAGGTGGGCGGCATGCAGGTGACGGACCCGCTGGCGGCCAGCAAGCCGCAGGACGCAGCGCACTACCTGCAGCAGCAGGCCAAGCTGCGGCTCAGCGCGCTGCACGCCGCCGCGCACCTCCCACAGATGCCGGCCGGATACAACCTGAGCTCCGTGTCGCAGCCGTCCGGCTTCAAACACCCGTTCGCCATCGAGAACATCATCGCCAGAGAGTACAAGATGCCCGGCGGACTGGCGGCCTTCTCCGCCACCGGCTACCCGCTGCACAACCAGCTGACCCCGGCCTGGCCGCACATGTACGGCTCCGGGATGATGGACACGGCGGCTCCCATCTCCATGGCCAGCGACTACTCGGCCTATGGCATGCCGCTCAAGTCCCTCTGTCACGGCGGCCAGACTCTGCCCGCCATCCCGGTGCCCATCAAGCCTACCCCGGCCTCCATGCCGGGCCTGCCGGGGCTGCCCCCGCACATCCCGGCCTTCCTCGCGAACTCTCCGCAGTCTCTGAGCCCCACCTCCCCGCAGACCGCTACCGGCCAGAGCAGCCCGGCCGCGCCGGGAGAGGCGCTCTCCTCCTCGGCCTCCGCGGCGCTGCAGTCCGCGGTGACGGTGCACTGA